The sequence GGCTTTCCGCGACGCTGTACGACATCGCCGCGCGCTACGACCACGATCGGCATGCGCTGCTGCAGATGCTGCGTGCCGTTCAGGCTGCACGTTCCTGCGTGCCCGAGGAAGCGATCCAGTTCTTCGCCCGGCACCTGAACGTCCCGATCGTCGAGGTGCGCGGCTGCGTGGAGTTCTACAGCTTCCTGCACGCGACACCGCGCGGGCAGTACGACATCTACTTCAGCGACTCGCCCACCGACCGCATGGCGGGCAGCCTGGTCGCCGCGGAACGCCTGGCCGCGCGACTGGGCGTCGAATTCGGCGTGCCGCGTCCCGACGGTCGCGTCACGCTCGGGCTGACCTCCTGTACCGGCCACTGCGAGCAGGCGCCGGCGGGGCTGGTCAATCGGCGCGTCTTCACCCGCATGACCGAAGACCGGGTCGACCGCATGGCCGACCTGATCGAGCGCGGCGTGCCGGTCGAGCAATGGCCCGAGGTCTGGTTCCATGTGGAGAACAGCATCCGCGTGAGCGGCCCCACCCTGGAAACCCATGTCACCCCGGGCGACGCGCTGCGCGCTTCGCTCGTTCGCGGCTTGCCGCAAACCCTCGACGAGGTCGAGGCCTCCGGCCTGCAGGGCCGCGGTGGCGCGGGTTTCCCGGTCGGCCGCAAATGGCGCGGCGCCTATGAGACGCGGGGCATCCACTACATCACCTGCAACGCCGACGAGGGCGAGCCGGGCACCTTCAAGGACCGCATCCTGCTCGCCGGCTATGCGGACGAGCTCTTCGAGGGCATGACGATCGCGGGCCTGATCGTCGGCGCCGAAAAGGGCTACCTCTACATGCGCGGCGAGTACGAATACATGCTGTCCGGCCTGCAGGAAGTGCTCGCCTCGCGGCGCGAAGCGGGCCTGCTCGGCGAAGACGTCTGCGGCAGCGGGCAGAACTTCGACATCATCATCCACCTGGGCGCCGGCGCTTACGTGTGCGGCGAACAGTCGGCCCTGCTCGAATCGCTGGAGGGTCGCCGCGGCATCCCGCGCATCCGTCCGCCCTCGGCGGTGAAGAAGGGCCTCTTCGGCCAGTCGACCGTCAACAACAACGTCGAGTCCTTCGTGCAGGCCGCGCAGATCGCTTTGATGGGCGGCGCCTGGTTCGCAGATCTTGGCGAGGAAAAGTCGCGTGGCACCAAGCTGCTCTCGGTTGCGGGCGACTGCACGCGGCCCGGCATCTATGAGCTGCCGCTGGGCGTCACGGTGCGCGAGCTGCTCGAACGCTGCGGCGGCTCGCATGCGAAGGCCGTGCAGGTCGGCGGCGCCGCCGGACGCACCGTCGGGCGCGCGGAATTCGAACGGCATATCAGCTACGCCGATCTTGCGACCGGCGGCAGCATCATGGTCTTCGACGAGCGGCG is a genomic window of Niveibacterium sp. SC-1 containing:
- a CDS encoding NAD(P)H-dependent oxidoreductase subunit E — its product is MVSTWLSATLYDIAARYDHDRHALLQMLRAVQAARSCVPEEAIQFFARHLNVPIVEVRGCVEFYSFLHATPRGQYDIYFSDSPTDRMAGSLVAAERLAARLGVEFGVPRPDGRVTLGLTSCTGHCEQAPAGLVNRRVFTRMTEDRVDRMADLIERGVPVEQWPEVWFHVENSIRVSGPTLETHVTPGDALRASLVRGLPQTLDEVEASGLQGRGGAGFPVGRKWRGAYETRGIHYITCNADEGEPGTFKDRILLAGYADELFEGMTIAGLIVGAEKGYLYMRGEYEYMLSGLQEVLASRREAGLLGEDVCGSGQNFDIIIHLGAGAYVCGEQSALLESLEGRRGIPRIRPPSAVKKGLFGQSTVNNNVESFVQAAQIALMGGAWFADLGEEKSRGTKLLSVAGDCTRPGIYELPLGVTVRELLERCGGSHAKAVQVGGAAGRTVGRAEFERHISYADLATGGSIMVFDERRDMVDLARQFAHFFAHESCGFCTPCRVGTQMLQHYADKLASCQGSRHDLAQIRSIGQMVKGYAHCGLGETAPNALLDTLERFPEEYEAHLLPEADFVPDFDLDAAVSEARALTGRDDRLHQLEHGKVEAES